The Williamsia sp. DF01-3 genome has a window encoding:
- a CDS encoding ABC transporter ATP-binding protein, giving the protein MSALYSEQSAGRIAATGLQVGYGDRPIIDDLDISIPDGKVTTIVGPNGCGKSTLLRSLVRLLKPTAGQVLLDGRDIATLRTKEVAKILGLLPQNPVAPEGLTVVDLVSRGRHPHQSWYKQWSPEDEVAVAQALELTDCTDLAERTIDALSGGQRQRVWIALTLAQQTDVVMLDEPTTYLDLSHSIDVLDLVDDLCRVHGKTVVMVLHDLNLAVRYSDWLVVMREGEIIREGTPSDVITTDLLQEAFGLSSQVLTDPVSGGPMIVPIGRKR; this is encoded by the coding sequence ATGAGTGCCCTCTACTCGGAACAGTCCGCGGGACGCATCGCGGCCACCGGCCTCCAGGTCGGCTACGGCGACCGACCCATCATCGACGATCTCGACATCTCGATCCCCGACGGCAAGGTCACCACCATCGTCGGCCCCAACGGGTGCGGTAAATCCACACTGCTGCGCTCGCTGGTACGTCTGCTCAAGCCGACCGCGGGGCAGGTGCTGCTCGACGGCCGCGACATCGCGACGCTGCGCACCAAAGAGGTGGCCAAGATCCTCGGGCTGCTGCCCCAGAACCCCGTTGCGCCAGAGGGTTTGACGGTTGTCGACCTGGTCTCGCGAGGTCGCCACCCCCACCAGTCCTGGTACAAGCAGTGGTCCCCGGAAGACGAGGTCGCTGTTGCGCAGGCGCTCGAACTGACCGACTGCACCGACCTTGCCGAACGGACCATCGACGCACTGTCCGGTGGTCAGCGACAACGGGTCTGGATCGCGTTGACGCTGGCACAGCAGACCGATGTGGTGATGCTGGACGAGCCGACCACCTACCTCGACCTGTCACATTCGATCGATGTGCTCGACCTCGTCGACGACCTGTGCCGCGTGCACGGCAAGACCGTGGTGATGGTGCTCCACGACCTCAATCTGGCTGTGCGCTACAGCGATTGGCTGGTGGTGATGAGGGAGGGAGAGATCATCCGAGAGGGAACGCCCTCCGACGTCATCACAACCGATCTGTTGCAAGAGGCCTTCGGGTTGTCGTCGCAGGTGCTCACCGACCCGGTGTCGGGTGGGCCGATGATCGTTCCCATCGGGCGCAAGCGCTGA
- a CDS encoding DUF456 domain-containing protein, giving the protein MPFVGEVIVALVIFLGLCGVVVPVLPGLSLIFVAIGVWAFVVGGAGWLVFAGAAALLGVSAIVKYVFANKSMKDSGVPGRTVVLGGLLGIVGFFVIPVVGLPIGFVLGAFLAEWARLKSIEAGWRGAIAATKAAGLAIVIELAGALLAASLWFGATFAF; this is encoded by the coding sequence GTGCCTTTTGTCGGCGAGGTCATCGTCGCCCTGGTGATCTTTCTGGGGTTGTGCGGTGTAGTCGTGCCGGTGCTCCCCGGACTGAGTCTCATCTTCGTTGCCATCGGGGTGTGGGCGTTTGTCGTCGGTGGCGCGGGTTGGCTGGTGTTCGCCGGCGCTGCCGCGTTGCTCGGCGTCTCGGCCATCGTCAAGTACGTCTTCGCGAACAAGTCGATGAAGGACTCGGGGGTGCCCGGACGAACGGTGGTCCTGGGCGGTCTGCTCGGGATCGTCGGGTTCTTCGTGATCCCGGTGGTGGGCCTTCCGATCGGGTTCGTGCTCGGCGCGTTCCTCGCAGAGTGGGCGCGGCTCAAGAGCATCGAAGCGGGCTGGCGTGGAGCCATCGCCGCGACGAAGGCCGCGGGACTGGCCATCGTGATCGAACTGGCCGGCGCCCTCCTTGCCGCGTCGCTGTGGTTCGGAGCGACGTTCGCTTTCTAG
- the purT gene encoding formate-dependent phosphoribosylglycinamide formyltransferase has protein sequence MLLGAGELGKEVIIAFQRLGVEVVAVDRYPNAPGHQVAHRSHVVNMTDPRALRAVIEAEQPDFVVPEIEAIATEVLVEVHEDGLTEVIPTARATALTMNREGIRRLADERLGLPTSPYAFADSADEVRAATNRVGFPCVVKPVMSSSGKGQSVVRGPDEVDRAWDHAVAGGRVQGGRVIVEGFIDFDYEITLLTVRAVDPNTGRLGTYFCAPIGHRQQQGDYVESWQPQPMSETALGGATSVAARIAAALGDGRLGGRGIFGVEMFVKDDDVYFSEVSPRPHDTGLVTLGTQRLSEFDMHARAILGLPVDVTLASPGASAVIYGGLDEPAIAFENVAAALAVPETDIRLFGKPESFARRRMGVVIATADDIQTARARAGEAARLVRPISTSPQADTRAVPAIRDEPPRESTPPDPGMTRVTRRPPGAQSPPPKTPAPAQAGPPAGPRLNKPAGSGDENR, from the coding sequence ATGTTGCTCGGCGCCGGGGAACTCGGCAAAGAAGTGATCATCGCCTTCCAGCGGCTCGGCGTCGAAGTGGTTGCGGTCGATCGCTATCCGAACGCTCCGGGCCACCAGGTCGCCCATCGCTCACACGTGGTGAACATGACCGACCCGCGCGCACTGCGTGCCGTGATCGAGGCCGAGCAACCCGACTTCGTGGTCCCCGAGATCGAGGCCATTGCCACCGAGGTCCTCGTCGAAGTCCACGAAGACGGTCTGACGGAGGTCATCCCCACCGCGCGTGCCACGGCCCTGACGATGAACCGCGAGGGTATCCGTCGGCTGGCCGACGAGAGGCTGGGTCTTCCGACGTCGCCGTACGCGTTCGCTGATTCGGCCGACGAGGTCCGCGCCGCGACCAACCGGGTCGGGTTCCCGTGTGTGGTCAAACCGGTGATGTCGTCGTCGGGCAAGGGTCAGAGTGTGGTGCGCGGGCCGGACGAGGTCGACCGGGCCTGGGACCACGCCGTCGCCGGCGGTCGCGTCCAGGGTGGACGGGTCATCGTCGAAGGTTTCATCGACTTCGACTACGAGATCACCCTGCTGACCGTGCGCGCCGTCGATCCGAACACCGGCCGTCTCGGCACGTATTTCTGCGCACCGATCGGACACCGTCAGCAGCAGGGTGACTACGTCGAGTCGTGGCAGCCTCAGCCGATGAGCGAGACCGCGCTGGGCGGCGCCACGTCGGTGGCCGCGCGCATTGCCGCGGCGCTCGGCGACGGCCGGCTCGGTGGCCGCGGCATCTTCGGTGTCGAGATGTTCGTCAAAGACGACGACGTGTACTTCTCCGAGGTCAGCCCCCGACCGCACGACACCGGCCTGGTGACCCTCGGAACCCAGCGGCTCTCCGAGTTCGACATGCATGCGCGCGCGATCCTCGGGTTGCCGGTGGACGTCACGCTGGCCTCGCCGGGCGCATCCGCGGTGATCTACGGCGGCCTGGACGAACCGGCGATCGCCTTCGAGAACGTCGCTGCCGCCCTGGCTGTCCCGGAAACGGACATCCGGTTGTTCGGCAAACCCGAAAGCTTTGCGCGTCGCCGGATGGGCGTGGTGATCGCGACCGCCGACGACATCCAGACGGCCCGCGCCCGCGCCGGAGAAGCGGCCCGCCTGGTGCGGCCGATCAGCACGTCACCGCAGGCCGACACCCGTGCGGTGCCCGCAATCCGCGATGAACCACCGCGCGAGTCGACCCCTCCCGATCCGGGGATGACCCGGGTCACCCGACGTCCGCCGGGAGCGCAGTCCCCGCCGCCCAAGACTCCTGCCCCGGCACAGGCCGGACCGCCGGCCGGTCCCCGGCTGAACAAACCCGCCGGCTCGGGCGACGAGAACCGGTAG
- a CDS encoding UBP-type zinc finger domain-containing protein: protein MHRNIKPSTLLADVADELCPELVQTSEDPSADPPVDSQGACQDCVAEGVDHWAHLRKCLTCGHVACCDSSPRKHATAHFKSTGHPVMRSAEPGETWRWCYRHAQMG from the coding sequence ATGCACCGCAACATCAAACCGTCCACGTTGCTCGCCGACGTGGCGGACGAATTGTGCCCCGAACTCGTCCAGACCAGCGAGGATCCGTCGGCGGACCCACCCGTCGACTCGCAAGGTGCATGCCAGGACTGCGTTGCCGAGGGCGTCGATCACTGGGCGCACCTTCGTAAATGCCTGACCTGCGGACACGTCGCCTGCTGTGATTCGAGCCCCCGTAAGCACGCCACCGCACATTTCAAGTCCACCGGGCACCCGGTGATGCGTTCGGCCGAGCCCGGCGAGACGTGGCGCTGGTGCTATCGGCATGCCCAGATGGGCTGA
- a CDS encoding Na+/H+ antiporter, with the protein MDEGLLIVAVVAVILAAICRRFGLSAPLVLVVVGLGLGWIPGLPEFTLEPELVLFAVLPPLLYSAALDSSYVALRKNVRAVGLLAVGLPLATTAGVGVVAYYAVPDLPWAAAFVLGAVIAPPDAVSAQAVGRRLGLPRRVMTLLGGESLLNDATALTAYRLALAAAVGATTTVWDGILAFLIAAVGGLIVGLAAGLAVAFMRHFLTDPPMETALGIIAPFAIYFVAEEIHASGVIAVVAAGLYLGQRSVREGYATRLQDTAVWRSIDAILESFVFLLIGLQLPQVIEGLGDRSTAAICWAGAAVFAATIAIRIVWVFGATYGARLFPRIREREPSPQPGAVFVVSWAGMRGVVSLAAAFAIPLTVDDGSRFPARDAILFLTFVVVVGTLLLQGTTLPLLIRWLGVQGDERQADLVGLARAQDRAGRTAFARLEQIKAEIPEGDARLEQVKILEHWIRARKNLAWEGLGRDSDEIGESPTEAYNRIRNELIQIQREVFIDERDRGRIDDEVLRSALRQLDLAEGLGDSRKQL; encoded by the coding sequence GTGGACGAAGGACTGTTGATCGTCGCGGTGGTCGCGGTGATCCTGGCCGCGATCTGTCGCCGATTCGGTCTCTCTGCCCCGTTGGTGCTGGTCGTGGTGGGGCTGGGGCTCGGCTGGATCCCAGGTCTTCCCGAGTTCACCCTGGAACCCGAGCTGGTCCTGTTCGCGGTGTTGCCGCCGCTGCTCTACTCGGCGGCCCTGGACAGTTCCTATGTGGCTCTGCGCAAAAACGTCCGCGCGGTCGGACTGCTGGCCGTCGGGCTGCCGCTCGCGACCACCGCGGGGGTCGGAGTGGTGGCGTACTACGCCGTCCCCGACCTCCCCTGGGCCGCCGCCTTCGTTCTGGGTGCGGTGATCGCCCCGCCCGACGCGGTGTCTGCGCAAGCCGTCGGTCGTCGTCTGGGTCTGCCCCGGCGCGTGATGACGCTGCTGGGCGGCGAGAGCCTGCTCAACGACGCCACCGCCCTGACGGCCTACCGCTTGGCGCTGGCCGCGGCGGTCGGCGCGACCACCACCGTCTGGGACGGCATTCTGGCCTTCCTGATCGCTGCCGTCGGCGGCCTGATCGTTGGACTTGCTGCCGGACTCGCGGTCGCCTTCATGCGCCACTTTCTCACCGATCCCCCGATGGAGACGGCCCTGGGAATCATCGCGCCGTTTGCGATCTACTTCGTCGCAGAGGAGATCCACGCATCGGGTGTGATCGCGGTTGTCGCGGCGGGCCTCTATCTGGGTCAGCGGTCGGTGCGCGAGGGATACGCCACCCGCCTGCAGGACACTGCCGTCTGGCGTTCGATCGACGCCATCCTCGAGTCGTTTGTGTTCCTGCTCATCGGACTTCAGCTCCCGCAGGTCATCGAAGGGCTGGGAGACCGGTCGACTGCCGCGATCTGCTGGGCAGGGGCGGCGGTGTTCGCCGCGACCATCGCGATCCGCATCGTCTGGGTGTTCGGCGCGACATACGGCGCCCGGCTGTTCCCACGAATACGTGAGCGTGAACCGTCTCCACAGCCCGGCGCGGTGTTCGTGGTGTCGTGGGCGGGCATGCGCGGGGTGGTCAGTCTTGCTGCGGCCTTTGCCATTCCACTCACCGTCGACGACGGTTCCCGGTTCCCGGCCCGCGACGCGATCTTGTTCCTCACCTTCGTGGTGGTGGTCGGGACCTTGTTGTTGCAGGGGACCACGCTGCCGCTGCTCATCAGGTGGCTCGGTGTGCAGGGTGATGAGAGGCAGGCCGATCTGGTGGGCCTGGCCCGCGCCCAGGACCGCGCCGGTCGGACCGCGTTCGCGCGGCTCGAGCAGATCAAGGCCGAGATACCCGAGGGTGACGCCCGCCTGGAGCAGGTGAAGATCTTGGAGCACTGGATCCGGGCCCGCAAGAACCTTGCGTGGGAAGGACTGGGCCGGGACTCCGACGAGATCGGCGAGAGTCCGACGGAGGCGTACAACCGGATCCGCAACGAGCTCATCCAGATTCAGCGCGAGGTGTTCATCGACGAACGCGACCGCGGGCGGATCGACGACGAGGTGCTTCGGAGCGCGTTGCGGCAGCTCGATCTCGCCGAAGGTCTCGGCGACAGCCGAAAGCAGTTGTGA
- a CDS encoding response regulator, translating into MTAREFKVLIVDDDFRVAGLHASIVEAVGGFSVAGTAGNREQALSVLAAQPDVDLALIDVHLPDGSGLELAAQIGCDTFVVSAETDSAAIRRAFRGGALTYLIKPFENTELARRLSAYAQYRRILAAPAIDQSSVDAAVSALRFGRVMRESSESGSHTEQLILEAFAQSGQVMFADEVSAAVGISPPTARRHLAHMVASGKLAMRLRYGATGRPKQEYRLPGERRSAVD; encoded by the coding sequence ATGACAGCCCGGGAGTTCAAGGTGCTCATCGTGGACGACGACTTCCGGGTCGCCGGTTTGCACGCGTCCATCGTCGAGGCCGTCGGTGGGTTCTCGGTGGCAGGCACAGCAGGCAATCGCGAGCAGGCCCTCTCGGTCCTCGCCGCTCAACCCGACGTCGACCTCGCCCTCATCGACGTCCACCTGCCCGACGGTTCCGGACTCGAACTCGCGGCCCAGATCGGCTGCGACACGTTTGTCGTGAGCGCCGAGACCGACAGCGCTGCCATCCGGCGCGCATTCCGCGGTGGGGCGCTGACGTACCTGATCAAACCGTTCGAGAACACCGAACTCGCACGTCGACTGTCCGCATACGCGCAATACCGGCGCATCCTGGCTGCACCGGCGATCGACCAGAGCTCTGTCGACGCCGCGGTCAGCGCATTGCGATTCGGCCGCGTCATGCGAGAGAGCTCCGAGAGTGGCTCGCACACAGAGCAACTGATTTTGGAAGCGTTCGCGCAGTCGGGCCAGGTGATGTTCGCCGACGAGGTGTCCGCGGCGGTCGGCATCTCTCCACCCACCGCCCGGCGGCATCTCGCCCACATGGTGGCGTCGGGAAAGCTGGCGATGCGCCTGCGCTACGGCGCCACCGGCAGGCCCAAACAGGAGTACCGCTTGCCTGGTGAGCGCCGATCCGCAGTAGATTGA
- a CDS encoding sensor histidine kinase: MRLRNQVLLLQVVVILVSLGVGFGIVISGSDDKLREEYGQRALAIARSVATDDQVRAEVAAGSGDSLDQNALADGPLQAQAVAVADRTGALFVVIANNRGLRLAHPDTTELTRPLSTDPGRALGGREDLATDRGTLGESVRAKVPVLAPDSTEVVGLVSVGISTEKISDDLRGDVIALVLIALAALVTGVIGSALLARRWRRLTLGLEPDQLAELVREQGAVLHSIGEGVVAIDPSGVVRVINDKARTLLGVTADIGTPVTEAGLTARVLEVATTPVQTPRSAAVGDRVVLVSSHRVRRDGTDLGIVLSVVDRTDVEALTRQLDSIKSMTDALRAQRHESANRMHVTAGLLRQGDAGAALDYLDEVMGTGPYGIDLPGSENINEPHLRAFLDAKAASAREHGVLLTLGPQTLVSGTLQDPVAATTIVGNLIDNAIEAASGGALEAASRGAPAQVEVELIVADDTLLVVVSDSGPGVRLADPQQVFTEGVTTHKDNSVPGGRGMGLALSRQLARTRGGDLTLVDAGGDARQPDNVLGGAVFVARLPRMLSPHEPVEPLDEEPVR; this comes from the coding sequence ATGCGGTTGCGAAACCAGGTCCTGCTGCTGCAGGTGGTGGTGATCCTGGTCAGTCTCGGTGTCGGCTTCGGCATCGTGATCTCCGGCAGCGACGACAAACTGCGCGAGGAGTACGGCCAGCGCGCACTCGCCATCGCCAGATCGGTGGCGACCGACGATCAGGTGCGCGCCGAGGTGGCCGCGGGCAGCGGTGACTCGCTCGACCAGAACGCCCTGGCCGACGGACCGCTCCAAGCCCAGGCAGTCGCCGTTGCCGACCGCACCGGCGCCCTCTTCGTGGTCATCGCCAACAATCGCGGACTGAGGCTTGCGCACCCCGACACGACCGAACTGACCCGCCCCCTCAGTACCGATCCGGGCCGTGCACTCGGCGGTCGTGAGGACCTGGCCACCGACCGTGGAACGCTGGGCGAATCGGTCCGCGCCAAGGTGCCGGTCCTCGCCCCGGACTCCACCGAGGTCGTCGGGCTTGTGAGCGTCGGGATCTCCACGGAGAAGATCAGCGACGACCTCCGCGGTGACGTGATCGCCCTTGTCCTCATCGCACTTGCGGCGCTGGTCACCGGTGTCATCGGCTCGGCGCTGCTCGCGCGGCGGTGGCGTCGCCTCACCCTCGGCCTGGAACCGGATCAACTGGCCGAGCTGGTGCGTGAACAAGGGGCGGTGCTGCACTCGATCGGTGAAGGTGTGGTTGCCATCGACCCGTCCGGTGTGGTCCGGGTGATCAACGACAAGGCGCGCACCCTGTTGGGCGTGACCGCCGACATCGGCACCCCGGTCACCGAGGCGGGTCTGACCGCACGGGTACTCGAGGTCGCGACCACGCCCGTGCAGACGCCGCGGTCGGCCGCAGTGGGTGACCGTGTGGTGCTGGTCAGTTCCCACCGGGTGCGGCGCGACGGCACAGATCTCGGCATCGTGCTGTCGGTGGTGGACCGCACCGACGTGGAAGCCCTTACCCGACAACTCGATTCGATCAAGTCGATGACGGATGCGCTGCGCGCCCAGCGACACGAATCGGCCAATCGGATGCACGTCACCGCCGGTTTGCTGCGGCAAGGCGATGCCGGCGCTGCACTCGACTATCTGGACGAGGTGATGGGCACGGGTCCTTACGGCATCGACCTGCCCGGCAGCGAGAACATCAACGAGCCCCACCTGCGGGCATTCCTCGACGCCAAGGCCGCCTCGGCCCGCGAGCACGGCGTACTGCTCACGCTGGGTCCACAGACGTTGGTCTCCGGGACATTGCAGGACCCGGTGGCCGCAACGACCATCGTGGGCAACCTGATCGACAATGCAATCGAGGCCGCCTCCGGCGGGGCGCTAGAGGCCGCCTCCCGCGGGGCACCCGCCCAGGTCGAGGTGGAACTGATCGTCGCAGACGACACCTTGCTGGTGGTCGTGTCGGACTCCGGGCCCGGTGTGAGGCTCGCCGATCCGCAGCAGGTCTTCACCGAGGGCGTCACCACCCACAAGGACAACTCCGTGCCCGGCGGGCGGGGGATGGGTCTGGCGCTGTCGCGACAGCTGGCGCGAACCCGCGGCGGGGACCTGACGCTCGTGGACGCGGGCGGCGACGCCAGGCAACCCGACAACGTCCTCGGTGGCGCCGTCTTCGTCGCGCGGCTGCCCAGGATGCTGAGCCCGCACGAACCAGTCGAACCGCTGGACGAGGAGCCGGTGCGATGA
- a CDS encoding CitMHS family transporter, with the protein MLVALGLLMVATFMFLIMTKRATPVVGLILVPIAFGLFAGAGLGISDMITDGIEDLAPTAAMLFFAIIYFGIMIDVGLFDPIVRGVVRAVKADPARLVVGTALLAMVVSLDGDGSTTFIIVTSALLPLYLKLGVSPVVLTVTAGLANGTLNILPWGGPTARAAAALGISPSEVFIPMIPSLVVGLVIVLLFSYHLGLMERRRIGSITIKESVLSRESADVLVGSGGGTGTGTGNGRGRGPRRGAGGSGTGAFGAGSGEDVRNTDSGAAADAGIVAGALDPDRSTLRPKLFWINAALTVVLLAVLGMDVVAIPVLFMVAAGIALVINFPHIKDQQQAITRHSSSIVSVVAMVLAAAVLTGVFAGTGMVEAIAQWLTSVLPDSMGPHLAVITGLLSMPFTFLMSNDAFYFGVLPVLSETAATYGITPAEMARASITGQTVHMQSPLVPAILLLVSLAGVSLADHHKKVLWRAAAVSVAMLVVGTLVGAIPI; encoded by the coding sequence ATGTTAGTAGCCTTGGGCCTCCTGATGGTGGCCACCTTCATGTTCCTGATCATGACCAAGAGGGCCACTCCGGTGGTGGGCCTCATCCTGGTCCCGATTGCCTTCGGTCTGTTTGCCGGCGCGGGCCTGGGGATCAGCGACATGATCACCGACGGCATCGAGGACCTGGCCCCGACAGCGGCGATGCTCTTCTTCGCCATCATCTACTTCGGCATCATGATCGACGTCGGCCTGTTCGACCCGATCGTGCGCGGAGTCGTTCGGGCGGTGAAGGCCGATCCGGCGCGGCTGGTGGTGGGAACGGCGTTGCTGGCGATGGTGGTCTCCCTCGACGGTGACGGCTCCACCACATTCATCATCGTCACCTCGGCACTGCTGCCCCTCTACCTCAAGCTGGGTGTCAGTCCGGTGGTCTTGACGGTCACCGCGGGTCTGGCCAACGGCACTCTGAACATCCTCCCGTGGGGTGGGCCGACCGCGCGTGCCGCTGCGGCACTGGGCATCTCACCGTCCGAGGTGTTCATCCCGATGATCCCGTCGCTGGTTGTCGGTCTTGTCATCGTGCTCCTGTTCTCCTACCACCTCGGCCTGATGGAACGTCGCAGGATCGGTTCGATCACCATCAAGGAATCGGTACTGTCCCGTGAGTCCGCCGACGTCCTGGTCGGCAGTGGCGGCGGCACCGGCACCGGCACCGGCAACGGCCGTGGTCGCGGACCGCGTCGAGGCGCCGGTGGTTCGGGCACAGGCGCATTCGGTGCAGGCTCCGGCGAGGACGTCCGAAACACCGATTCGGGTGCCGCCGCAGACGCCGGCATCGTCGCAGGCGCGCTGGACCCTGATCGCTCCACGTTGCGGCCCAAGCTCTTCTGGATCAACGCGGCGCTGACCGTCGTCCTGCTCGCGGTGCTCGGAATGGACGTCGTCGCCATCCCGGTGCTGTTCATGGTGGCCGCCGGCATCGCGCTGGTGATCAACTTCCCGCACATCAAGGACCAGCAGCAGGCGATCACCAGGCACTCGTCGAGCATCGTCTCCGTGGTGGCCATGGTCCTCGCGGCGGCAGTCCTCACCGGGGTCTTCGCAGGCACCGGCATGGTCGAGGCGATCGCACAGTGGCTGACCTCCGTGCTCCCTGATTCGATGGGACCGCACCTGGCCGTCATCACCGGCCTCCTGTCGATGCCGTTCACGTTCCTGATGAGCAACGACGCCTTCTATTTCGGTGTGCTGCCGGTGCTCTCGGAAACCGCCGCCACCTACGGGATCACCCCCGCCGAGATGGCACGGGCCTCCATCACGGGCCAGACCGTGCACATGCAGAGCCCGCTGGTTCCCGCGATCTTGTTGCTGGTGTCGCTCGCCGGGGTCTCGCTGGCCGACCACCACAAGAAGGTGCTGTGGCGGGCCGCGGCGGTCTCGGTCGCGATGCTCGTGGTCGGCACCCTTGTGGGAGCCATCCCCATCTGA
- a CDS encoding adenylosuccinate synthase, producing MPAIVLIGAQWGDEGKGKATDLLGGRLQWVVRYQGGNNAGHTVVLPNGETFALHLIPSGILTPGVNNVIGNGVVVDPGVLLTELSGLEDRDVDTTGLMISADAHLLMPYHVAIDKVTERFLGNKKIGTTGRGIGPCYQDKIARVGVRVADVLDESILTQKVEAALEIKNQILTKIYNRRALEPARVVEEVLGQADGFKHRIADTRLLLNQALEAGETVLLEGSQGTLLDVDHGTYPFVTSSNPTSGGAAVGSGIGPTRITTVLGILKAYTTRVGSGPFPTELFDEWGAYLAKTGGEVGVTTGRARRCGWFDAVIARYATRVNGITDYFLTKLDVLSSLDTVPICVAYEVDGERVDEMPMTQTGFHHAKPIYEEMPGWWEDISQCRTFDDLPKNAQDYVLRLEELSGAHISCIGVGPGREQTIVRRDIL from the coding sequence ATGCCTGCGATCGTGCTGATCGGCGCCCAATGGGGCGATGAAGGTAAGGGCAAAGCCACAGATCTACTCGGTGGTCGACTGCAATGGGTGGTGCGATACCAGGGCGGCAACAATGCCGGTCACACGGTGGTTCTGCCCAACGGGGAGACCTTCGCTCTGCATCTGATCCCGTCAGGCATCTTGACTCCGGGAGTCAACAACGTCATCGGCAACGGTGTGGTCGTCGACCCGGGGGTGCTGCTCACCGAGCTCAGTGGCCTCGAGGATCGTGACGTCGACACCACGGGTCTGATGATCTCGGCCGACGCGCATCTGCTGATGCCGTACCACGTCGCCATCGACAAGGTCACCGAGAGATTCCTCGGGAACAAGAAGATCGGCACCACCGGCCGCGGCATCGGACCCTGCTACCAGGACAAGATCGCCCGGGTCGGCGTGCGGGTCGCCGATGTGCTCGACGAGAGCATCCTGACCCAGAAGGTCGAGGCTGCGCTCGAGATCAAGAACCAGATCCTCACCAAGATCTACAACCGCCGTGCTCTCGAACCGGCGCGCGTCGTCGAGGAGGTGCTGGGTCAGGCAGACGGTTTCAAACACCGCATCGCCGACACCAGGCTGCTGCTCAACCAAGCGCTCGAGGCCGGCGAGACGGTGCTGCTCGAAGGCTCGCAGGGCACCCTGCTGGACGTCGACCACGGCACCTATCCCTTTGTGACGTCGTCCAACCCGACGTCGGGTGGCGCGGCGGTCGGCTCGGGCATCGGCCCAACCCGGATCACCACCGTGCTCGGAATCCTCAAGGCCTACACCACGCGGGTGGGGTCGGGGCCATTCCCCACCGAGCTGTTCGACGAGTGGGGTGCCTACCTGGCCAAGACCGGCGGCGAGGTGGGCGTCACCACCGGCCGCGCGCGTCGCTGCGGCTGGTTCGATGCCGTGATCGCTCGGTACGCCACCCGGGTCAACGGAATCACCGACTACTTCCTGACCAAGCTCGATGTGCTCTCCAGCCTCGACACCGTGCCGATCTGCGTCGCCTACGAGGTGGACGGGGAGCGGGTGGACGAGATGCCGATGACGCAGACCGGATTCCACCACGCCAAGCCGATCTACGAGGAGATGCCCGGCTGGTGGGAGGACATCTCACAGTGCCGCACCTTCGACGACCTGCCGAAGAATGCCCAGGACTACGTGCTCCGACTCGAAGAGCTGTCCGGCGCGCACATCTCGTGCATCGGCGTGGGCCCCGGCCGGGAGCAGACCATCGTGCGGCGCGACATTCTCTAG
- a CDS encoding site-2 protease family protein, with protein sequence MSTTTTEIIRSVRPGPVFLAVVAATALGGALLWTSGRNNDPVAVVGALLLVVGGWVISLSLHEFGHAVTAFKFGDRGAELRGYLTLNPLKYAHPGLSIGLPLVIILLGGIGFPGGAVYVNKSGFTRAQRSLVSAAGPLANILIAIVLLVVISGRDNAALIGELNFWSSLAMLALLQITAAVLNLLPIPGLDGYGIIEPYLSDDTRRSVAPVAPFGILLVFVILLVPQLNRAFFDLVYWLFELSGVSSFLASWGWDLFVFWK encoded by the coding sequence TTGAGCACCACCACCACCGAGATCATCCGCTCGGTGCGTCCTGGGCCGGTGTTCCTCGCCGTGGTCGCGGCCACCGCGCTGGGCGGTGCACTGCTCTGGACATCGGGCCGGAACAACGACCCCGTGGCGGTGGTCGGGGCGCTCCTGCTCGTCGTGGGCGGCTGGGTGATCTCGCTGTCGCTGCACGAGTTCGGGCACGCCGTCACCGCGTTCAAGTTCGGCGACCGCGGCGCCGAGCTCCGCGGCTACCTCACACTCAACCCTCTCAAGTACGCCCATCCCGGCCTGTCGATCGGGCTGCCCCTGGTCATCATCCTGTTGGGCGGCATCGGTTTTCCCGGTGGCGCCGTCTACGTGAACAAGTCGGGATTCACGCGGGCCCAGCGCAGCCTGGTCTCCGCTGCGGGCCCGTTGGCCAACATCCTCATCGCCATCGTCCTGCTCGTGGTCATCTCCGGCCGCGACAACGCGGCGCTGATCGGTGAACTGAACTTCTGGTCGTCGCTGGCGATGCTGGCACTGCTGCAGATCACCGCCGCGGTGCTCAACCTCCTGCCGATACCCGGACTCGACGGCTACGGGATCATCGAGCCGTACCTGTCCGACGACACGCGGCGATCGGTGGCGCCGGTCGCACCGTTCGGAATCCTGCTTGTCTTCGTCATCCTGCTGGTGCCCCAGCTCAACCGCGCGTTCTTCGACCTCGTGTACTGGCTGTTCGAATTGTCCGGGGTCAGCAGCTTTCTGGCTTCGTGGGGCTGGGACTTGTTTGTCTTCTGGAAGTAG